The window TTaccttatggggcgcctgggtggcgcagtcggttaagcgtccgacttcagccaggtcacgatctcgcggtccgtgagttcgagccccgcgtcaggctctgggctgatggctcggagcctggagcctgtttccgattctgtgtctccctctctctctgcccctcccccgttcatgctctgtctctctctgtcccaaaaaaaaaataaataaataaaaaaataaataaataaataaataaatttaccttattatattttttcaatgtttatgtaattgttttgggagagggatagagagcgagcaggggaggggcagagagagagggagagagggagacagaatcccaagcaggctctgtgttgtcagcacagagtcccgcTTGagcccacaaatggtgagatcgtgacctgagctgaaaccgagttggACCCCAACCGAAaaagccagccagctgcccccttttttaaaagaattttaatatttattttttgaggggcgcctgggtggctcggtcggttgagcatccgacttccgctcaggtcaggatctcacggtttgtgagttggagccccacatcgggctctgtgctgacagcttggagcctggagcctgcttccgattctgtgtctccctctctctctgttcctcccccactcatgctctctctctgtgtcagaaataaacattaaaaaaaatattgtttgagAGAACTCGTGCCAGCAagcaagggggaggggcggagggtggggacggggacagaggatctgaagcaggctctgtgctgaccacagagagcccgatgcgaggctcgatcccacaaatcgtgagatcatgacctgagcagaaaccaagagtcagacactcaacccactgagccacccaggttcgtAGGCTGATCTTTTTCCCAGTTACgttttaaagcaaatttttaGACTTCATGCATACCTTTTAGGATTTTCACGTGTTTCTATCAAAACGTCTGAGGACAGATATGTGACGCCCCCCTTGGTGGTGGCGGCTGTGGTGTCAGTACGGTGACAGGGAAATGCGACTGACAGATGCTTTGGGTCCAGCGCCTGTTAGAGCGCCTCTCCGTGTGTCCACACCTCCGCTGCCTGCACACACCCTCCCCTcagtccctgcccccacaccagGGGGTCACTGGGTGACAGACACAGCGGCTGAGGTGCGGTTCCCGCCGGTTTTCCCGGTGTCCGGGCCTGCGGGGCCCCTGCTGCGTGAGGAGCTGTCCCCGCGCCCCTCTGTCCAGAGGCCCTGCTCTTCTAGGGGGCGGCGCGGTTACCGCTGCGCACTCGGGCGGCTTCCTTAGCGTTTGAGGAAGTGTCGCCTGCGGGCGGCTCCTCGCGGGTGGCCCCTGGGGCGGCCGTTCGCACAGCGAGGTCTCCAGACGGATGGTGTCTGCGTCATCTGGGGGTTTGCTAGAAACGCAGGTCTTGGGCTCTGTCATTTGTGGGGTCACGACTTCGCGGTCTGTTAAGGGGCCTTTGGAGTCTGGGACCCGCCGTGCGGGCATTCTCACGGGCTCTCCTGCTGACCCCGCGTCCTGCCCGGGGCAGCGGAGGTCGCGGTGTGGTGGCCCGTGGGCCAGGTCCCACCAGTCGAGGTGTGGTTGACGGGTGACATACACCCCTAAGGATCCCACGTGTGCGGGAGATTGTTCTGTCCGAATCTGGATCTCTGGTTTCTCTTAAAACGTGGCAGATCTGGCCACGTCGGACGCACATCCTCACAGCAGCCTGACAGCAGCGGTGACCGCCAGCAGGCGTCTGAGGTCGTGGGCGACCCAGGGCCGGGGCTTCTGTTGCTCCTCACGGCCGGCATCCAGGCCTGTCGGGGTGGGGCCGCGACCCCCAGAGACGACAGAGAGGGGCGCGTGGATTTCCGGGCTCCGCGGAAGACATTCTTTGTGAAACCTACGCTTCACATCCGCGACCTCCGTGTCCAGTCGCGCGGCCTTCAGAATTCTCCGCGTCTCCTCCTTTGTCCCAGGTTTCAAGGAGCAGATTTACGACGTGTACAGGTACCTGCCCCCGGCCACACAGGTGGTGCTCATCAGTGCCACGCTGCCTCACGAAATCCTGGAGATGACCAACAAGTTCATGACGGACCCCATCCGCATCTTGGTGAAGCGGTAAGCACGGCCCGCGCCTCAGGTGCCGCAGCCACAGGCCACGTAGCTGGTGTTTGGGTCTGCAAACGTGTAAAGTgtttcttgtattcttttttgaaaagccAGCTTTgaggcacccggctggctcagttagtggagcgtgggactcttgatcttggggttgtgagttcgagccccatgttggatgtggaaaaaaaaaaaaaaaaaagctaattttcACGACGGGCCTTCTCCTTTGGCTCCATGATTCCGAATTTATGAGCTAGCTGACGGTATTTGTCCATCATTGCCGTGGGAGCAAAATACGCAATACGAGGTGTGCAAGTTGTTGAAGGCGCAGGCTGGTCGGGCCTGTGCAGCAGAGGTGCTGGCCCCTGGGAGGGTAGGGGCCGCCACCGGGAACGTTGCGTGGCTTGTGTGCGCCCTCAAATCTTGGTGGAGGAATGAGTTCCCGGGACGTGCCTTTGTCTTCCAGCGATGAACTGACCCTAGAAGGCATCAAGCAGTTTTTTGTAGCGGTGGAGAGGGAAGAGTGGAAATTCGACACCTTGTGTGACCTGTACGACACGCTGACCATCACTCAGGCGGTCATCTTCTGTAACACCAAACGGAAGGTACGTAGCCACCTTAGCTCTTCAGTGTTCTCGTGGCAAAAACTGAACTTGGTTCTCTTTGGAACGCAGCCCAGACCTTGCCCGTGGTGGCTCAGAAGGGGACAGGCGGGCGTGGCCAGGGAAGCTGTACGGACGTGTTCACGCTGGTCCCAGGACCGGACACACGGACGTCATTGGCTTTAGGTGGGGCCTCGGGCCTGGGTTTTCCTAGGCTCCCAAGTGATGCTCTCGTACAGGTGGACCAGACAGCCAGGAGTCGGCCACCTTCCAGAGAAGATTTGAATTTAAGTTTCAAATGAGAATAGTGAGAGAcggccttttttttccccttgagaaACGTACACGGAACTAGTGAGAGGAGTTTTGCCCCAACATGTGCTGGGCAAACGTTTCCCACACGTCTAGTAAAGATTcctctgaggttttttttttcccccaaaggtttattttgagagagagcaagcaggggaggggcggagaggggggacagaggatcccaagcaggctctgagctgtcagcgcagagcccgacgcggggctcgaacccagacgAACGTGTGAGaccgcgacctgagccgaagtcagacgctcaacccgctgagccaaaccccaggcgccccgtgatcgATCCGCGTGTTAAGGGCCCCGGCGCTGAGCGTTCACGTTGGTTCCACGGACGACTGAGCTGAGGTCCGCAGCACGCGCCCCGGTCTGGTTTCTGAGCTTACGGTGGCGGCTGCTGCTTTGCCCTGCAGGTGGACTGGCTGACGGAGAAGATGCGAGAGGCCAACTTCACGGTGTCGTCCATGCACGGCGACATGCCGCAGAAGGAGCGCGAGTCCATCATGAAGGAGTTCCGGTCCGGCGCCAGGTGGGTCGGCGCCACTTCCGACCCCGGACCGTGCCCTCCTGCCTCCCGCCTCCTGGGCGTGGGCGTGGGGAGCCCTGCGGGGGCGCTAGGCTGGGGGGAGCTGCCATcacctcgggggtggggggtgggtaggggtcTTCACTGCCGAGTAAGGAGGTTTTCCGGTGGTGCTTTTGTGTTGGGGTCTTAGCCGAGTACCGCTGTGGTCGGAGAGCACGTGGCGTCGTTCCTCGTAGCGTGTACCCAGGTTTGCTTGCCGGCCCGGCACGCTCACTTCTAGATGCCCCGTGCGCGTGTGCACAGGCCGAGCGCCCCGTGGTCGCCGTGCCCCGGAGGCTCGGTTGCCGGTTGCGTTTCGGACCCTCCGCACCCTCCCCTCTGTTTCTCTTTACTGTCTCCGCAGCAGCGAGGGAGCTGTGGGTGCAGCTCTGAGTTCCGTGTGTCCTCGATGGGTCCTGAGGCTGTCGTGCCGACCAGTTCAGGGTTGTTGGGTTTCTGCAGGGTTAGCCTTCATCACAGAAGCGTCCCTCCGTCCGTAGTAATGCTGCCTGTCGGCAGTCCTGCCGTGAGGCCGGCCCGGCCGCCTTGTGGGGTGGGTGTCCCCACCGGGTCCCCTCACACGTCCTGCCCCCACTCTGTGTGCCGCCCGAAGCTGCAGGTGTGCGCTGTGCACACGGCTCACGGTGGCTTCTGGTTGGTTTTCTTCGTCGTTGTAATGCTGATCGCTGTCTTGGGATGCAGTTCGTCCCGTGTTGTTTGATGCTGTTGAAACTACGTTTGAATTAATCATCTCATCAGTGCGTTTAcctctcatgctctttttctgattcctttttttaaaattcgttttgaggggcgcctgggtggcgcagtcggttaagcgtccgacttcagccaggtcacgatctcgtggtctgtgagttcgagccccgcgtcaggctctgggctgatggctcggagcctggagcctgtttccgattctgtgtctccctctctctctgcccctcccccgttcatgctctgtctctctctgtcccaaaaataaataaaaaacgttaaaaaaaattaaaaaaaaaataaataaataaaataaaattcgttttgagagagagcacgtgcacatgcagggaaggggcagagagagagagagagagagagagagagagagagagagagagagagaatcttaagcaggctccgtgctcagtgcttagcctgatgtggggcttctgtgagaccatgacctgagcagaaatcaagagtcggacgcctaagcCGGCTgagcccaggtgccctggttttgGATTTCATATCCTCAttccttttccccatttccttttctcctgagGGAGTGTAGCGCTCTGTGCCTCCATCCTCCACATCTGTTGTGATTGGCACGTGGGCCTTCGTCCCTGCTCCCGCAGAGACCAGAGGCTTCAGTGACCCCTGCATTTCTAGAAAGCGGTGGTGGTGGTCACGTGTTTTCTAATATCACAAACTCCACAGGACGCCTCTGCTTTATGTGACAAAACGTACATACGTTCAGACTCATACTATCATTTTACTCTTTATCTTTGAACTTCTGTCTGGGATGGATGTCCTTCTCCTTGAAGAATGTCTTCACCTATTTGGTTTGGGGCTGCCAGTGACCCAATGACAGAGTGTCCGTTTTGGTTTGTCTAGAAGTGTTTATCTCGAAGGAGAAACTTGCTGAGATAGAATTCTGGGAAGTCGCCTGCGGTCTCgctgctgccccaccccccacccccgcttgtcTTTCGCTGTCTCAGCGGCTCCTGCTCTGATGCGTCCGTGCGGCTCTGGTCTTTCCTCCTGCTGGGCTGCAGTCCGGCTTCCTGCCCCGCCGTGTGGCTGggctcctcttccctctccctctggggcTGCGGTTGTAGGTGATTATGGGGCAGTGACACCTCCCCGTTTTGTTTTGAACTCCCTTCTCCTGTGTTGCTGTCCCTTAACTTGAATGCTTCTAGACCAGCGACgtccaatagaaatatatagTTCAGGCCACATCTGAGATTTCCTAGTACCCGtgttaaaacagacaaaaagaaacaggtgaggttgatttttaatacaatatttgACTCAACGGGGCGTGTCGTTTCAACATTTGCAATATGTAGCATTAAAAATGCTAATTAaggtgttttttgcttttttttgtatcGAGCATTGAAAATCCTGTGTGTATTTCACACTCTAAAGAGCATCTCATTCCGGGCCAGCCGCGCTGCACGTGCTCGAGGGGTAGGCAGGCTGGTGGCCTCGGTAGTGGACGTGGCGGCCCGTGGCGTGTCCGATCCTGCCCTGGCTGCGGGACAGAGCGCTGTGAGTTGCATTTCAAATTTGAACACGCTGTAAAGCCTGCGCCAAGGTCCAGAGGCCACCAGCCCTGACTCCCCTCTAGGCGGAAGTAGGACGTCTTTCCCAGTTGTTGATACGGGGCTGGGTTCAAACAGTTAAACGTAGTGCAGCAGAAGCTACCAGAACTCTCTTTATCAGACGGTGCGCGTGAACTGAGCACAACCACAGACGCGAGGCCCTTCGTGGACAGGTCTTTCCGGTGCCGCCCCGACGCTGCACGCCTGCAGGGGGGCCGGTGTGAGGGTGACCTGACGTGTTTCCGCTCGTAGCCAGTCTTAAGCTTTCGTGACCGGGGTGATTGCCTCAAGCACCTTCTCTCGTTGCAGCCGTGTGCTCATCTCCACGGACGTCTGGGCCAGGGGCTTGGACGTCCCTCAGGTGTCCCTCATCATTAACTACGACCTGCCCAATAACAGAGAGTTGTACATACACAGGTAGGGGTGGGCTTCCCGTGGGCCTCCCGTTGGCGGGTGTCCCGTCCCCTTTCCTGCTGCGTGTACTGAAGGGGTTTTGCTCTGCCCTCGAAGAATCGGGCGCTCGGGCCGCTACGGCCGGAAGGGGGTGGCCATCAACTTTGTGAAGAACGACGACATCCGTATCCTGAGAGACATCGAGCAGTACTACTCCACCCAGATCGACGAGATGCCCATGAATGGTGAGCCCGCCTGCCCGCCAGGATGTGTGGCACctgccctcgccctcgccctccccctc of the Neofelis nebulosa isolate mNeoNeb1 chromosome 16, mNeoNeb1.pri, whole genome shotgun sequence genome contains:
- the EIF4A3 gene encoding eukaryotic initiation factor 4A-III, producing MAAAATMATSGSARKRLLKEEDMTKVEFETSEEVDVTPTFDTMGLREDLLRGIYAYGFEKPSAIQQRAIKQIIKGRDVIAQSQSGTGKTATFSISVLQCLDIQVRETQALILAPTRELAVQIQKGLLALGDYMNVQCHACIGGTNVGEDIRKLDYGQHVVAGTPGRVFDMIRRRSLRTRAIKMLVLDEADEMLNKGFKEQIYDVYRYLPPATQVVLISATLPHEILEMTNKFMTDPIRILVKRDELTLEGIKQFFVAVEREEWKFDTLCDLYDTLTITQAVIFCNTKRKVDWLTEKMREANFTVSSMHGDMPQKERESIMKEFRSGASRVLISTDVWARGLDVPQVSLIINYDLPNNRELYIHRIGRSGRYGRKGVAINFVKNDDIRILRDIEQYYSTQIDEMPMNVADLI